In one Candidatus Woesearchaeota archaeon B3_Woes genomic region, the following are encoded:
- a CDS encoding kinase inhibitor: MSELKLRSNAFENEGDIPDKYTCMGEDINPPFDIIGIPEYTRSLVLIIDDPDAPMGNWDHWIVFNIKPVSRIEENSVPEGAVQGVNDFGRNSYGGPCPPQGTHRYMFKLYALGITLNLDASAKKIDVETAMKGHILAETNLVGSYTK, encoded by the coding sequence ATGAGTGAATTAAAATTGAGAAGTAATGCTTTTGAGAATGAAGGGGATATTCCTGACAAGTACACTTGTATGGGAGAGGATATAAATCCTCCTTTTGATATTATAGGTATTCCAGAGTATACAAGAAGTTTGGTTTTGATTATAGATGACCCTGATGCACCAATGGGAAACTGGGATCATTGGATAGTTTTTAATATAAAACCCGTTTCAAGGATTGAAGAGAACAGTGTACCAGAAGGAGCTGTCCAAGGTGTAAATGATTTTGGAAGGAATTCATATGGAGGACCTTGTCCACCACAAGGGACACACAGATATATGTTTAAGTTATATGCACTTGGCATAACTTTAAATTTAGATGCAAGTGCTAAAAAAATAGATGTAGAAACTGCAATGAAAGGACATATACTTGCTGAAACAAACCTAGTTGGATCGTATACTAAATGA
- a CDS encoding archease has protein sequence MAKYKFIDALTSDVLFEAYGKDLKELFSNAAEALFSVICQIDKVKASKTEEFEIKGTELEDTLWNWLSGLIAIVDTEQMFFSKFEIIEVDETHVKAKLSGESIRPEIGETVVKSLTMHKYKIEKNKNDYKVTVSLDI, from the coding sequence ATGGCAAAATATAAGTTTATAGATGCTTTGACTTCAGATGTTCTTTTTGAAGCGTATGGAAAAGATTTGAAAGAACTATTTAGTAATGCTGCTGAAGCTTTGTTTTCAGTTATTTGCCAAATTGACAAGGTTAAAGCTTCCAAAACAGAAGAGTTTGAGATAAAAGGAACCGAGTTAGAAGATACATTATGGAATTGGTTATCTGGCTTGATTGCGATTGTTGATACAGAACAGATGTTTTTTTCAAAGTTTGAAATTATTGAAGTTGACGAAACTCATGTTAAAGCAAAGCTTTCTGGTGAATCAATTAGACCAGAAATTGGTGAAACAGTTGTAAAATCACTTACAATGCACAAGTATAAAATAGAAAAAAATAAAAATGATTATAAAGTTACAGTTAGTCTTGATATATAG
- a CDS encoding deoxyhypusine synthase, translated as MYIKDFIWKKGMRVKELVSEYQHLGYQSIELKKASDIFVKMKKNNAKIFLTFTSNMVTSGLRGFFAQIIKNGMADIIVTTVGGLEEDIMKASGEKFSIGNFAADDVELHEKGINRIGNILINNESYMHFEDMILEILDKLYKKQKRWAVSDLLREIGLMIKDESSILYQAAKNNVPIFCPAITDGAFGFHLYLFQQKHNDFIVDVVKDFGNILFSTSHDEKKGIIALGGSISKHHAILSTLLNGGADYAVYMTTAHKTSGSMSGATTEEAKSWGKVKDESDVATVIGDVTITFPLAMINAMEQLDDEGLLKPKEHEKNEEKEITKQMKKDAKS; from the coding sequence ATGTATATTAAAGATTTTATATGGAAAAAAGGAATGCGTGTCAAAGAGTTGGTTAGTGAATACCAGCATCTAGGCTACCAAAGTATTGAACTAAAAAAAGCTTCTGATATTTTTGTAAAGATGAAAAAAAACAATGCAAAAATTTTCCTGACTTTCACATCAAATATGGTTACTTCTGGTTTAAGAGGATTTTTCGCCCAAATAATAAAAAATGGAATGGCAGATATAATAGTAACAACAGTAGGGGGATTAGAAGAAGATATTATGAAAGCATCTGGAGAAAAGTTTAGTATTGGAAATTTTGCAGCAGATGATGTAGAGCTTCATGAAAAAGGAATAAACAGGATAGGGAATATTCTGATAAATAATGAAAGTTATATGCATTTTGAAGATATGATATTAGAAATCCTGGATAAACTATACAAAAAACAAAAAAGATGGGCTGTTTCAGATTTATTAAGAGAGATTGGATTAATGATTAAGGATGAATCATCAATACTCTATCAAGCAGCAAAAAACAATGTGCCAATTTTCTGCCCAGCAATTACAGATGGTGCTTTTGGATTTCACTTATACCTTTTCCAGCAAAAACACAATGATTTTATCGTAGATGTTGTAAAAGATTTTGGAAATATTTTATTTTCAACAAGTCATGATGAAAAAAAAGGGATTATTGCATTAGGTGGAAGCATTTCAAAACACCACGCAATATTAAGCACACTACTAAACGGCGGAGCAGATTATGCTGTCTACATGACCACTGCACATAAAACCTCTGGTTCAATGAGTGGAGCAACAACAGAAGAAGCAAAATCATGGGGAAAAGTAAAAGATGAGTCAGATGTTGCAACGGTTATAGGAGATGTAACAATAACATTCCCATTAGCAATGATAAACGCAATGGAACAACTAGATGATGAAGGATTACTAAAACCAAAAGAACATGAAAAGAATGAAGAGAAAGAAATAACAAAACAAATGAAAAAAGATGCAAAAAGCTAG